In one Zobellia galactanivorans genomic region, the following are encoded:
- the truB gene encoding tRNA pseudouridine(55) synthase TruB, giving the protein MDSRSKEDFLDGQILLIDKPLGWSSFQAVNKLKWAIRSKFKLKKFKIGHAGTLDPLATGLLIICCGKFTKKIPELQGQVKEYTGTITLGATTPSYDLETEVDQTYPTEHITKALLNETLLQFIGDIEQRPPVFSALKKDGKRLYEYAREGKDVEIKTRIVNVSTFEITQMKLPELKFRIVCSKGTYIRSLAHDLGQALGSGGHLSELRRTKIGEYNVNTATDPNVFAENLLGKTTKS; this is encoded by the coding sequence ATGGATTCGCGTAGCAAAGAAGACTTTCTTGACGGACAAATATTGCTTATAGACAAGCCGCTAGGATGGTCGTCTTTTCAAGCCGTAAACAAATTAAAATGGGCCATTCGCTCAAAATTCAAACTCAAGAAGTTTAAAATCGGCCATGCGGGAACCTTAGATCCTTTAGCTACAGGACTACTCATCATTTGCTGCGGAAAGTTCACCAAGAAAATACCGGAGCTTCAAGGCCAGGTAAAGGAATATACGGGCACCATAACCCTCGGCGCCACCACCCCTTCGTACGATTTGGAAACCGAAGTCGACCAAACCTACCCTACCGAACATATCACCAAAGCCTTGCTCAACGAGACCCTCTTACAATTTATAGGCGATATCGAGCAACGCCCCCCTGTATTTTCGGCCCTAAAAAAAGACGGCAAGCGCCTTTACGAATATGCCCGCGAAGGAAAGGACGTGGAAATAAAAACAAGGATCGTAAACGTTTCGACTTTTGAAATCACCCAAATGAAGCTGCCCGAGCTAAAATTCAGGATTGTTTGCAGTAAAGGCACCTACATTAGATCTTTGGCACACGATTTGGGGCAAGCATTAGGGAGCGGAGGCCATTTATCTGAACTCAGGAGAACCAAAATAGGAGAATACAACGTAAATACAGCCACAGATCCTAATGTTTTTGCGGAAAATCTACTGGGAAAAACGACAAAATCGTAA
- a CDS encoding DNA-3-methyladenine glycosylase I: protein MEKQRCGWCKGDPLYEAYHDVEWGAPVKDDDTLFEFLVLETFQAGLSWITILKKRENFRKALDNFDYRKIARYEESKIQALLNDAGIIRNKLKVGATVSNALAFMKVQDEFGSFSDYVWSFVNHSPIKNRVENYKNGPATTEISDALSKDLKKRGFKFVGSTVTYAFMQAVGMVNDHEISCFRYEQV from the coding sequence ATGGAAAAACAAAGATGCGGTTGGTGCAAAGGCGACCCCCTTTACGAGGCCTACCATGACGTAGAATGGGGGGCACCGGTAAAGGACGACGATACCCTTTTCGAGTTCTTGGTCTTGGAAACCTTTCAGGCCGGATTGAGCTGGATTACCATTTTAAAGAAGCGCGAAAATTTCAGAAAGGCCCTAGATAATTTCGATTACCGCAAAATAGCCCGGTACGAAGAAAGTAAGATACAAGCCTTACTGAACGATGCCGGAATCATCAGAAACAAATTAAAGGTAGGAGCAACAGTTTCCAATGCTTTGGCGTTTATGAAGGTGCAAGATGAATTTGGAAGTTTTAGCGATTATGTCTGGAGTTTTGTTAACCATAGCCCCATAAAGAACAGGGTAGAAAATTACAAAAATGGCCCTGCCACCACAGAAATTTCGGATGCCCTGAGCAAAGACCTGAAAAAACGAGGTTTCAAGTTTGTGGGCAGTACCGTAACCTATGCCTTTATGCAGGCCGTAGGTATGGTCAACGACCATGAAATCTCATGTTTTAGGTATGAGCAAGTGTAG
- a CDS encoding SemiSWEET family sugar transporter, producing MDYIEILGLVAAILTTAGYVPQVYKTWVDKSTKDISLTTYLVLFVGVVLWLVYGLMISSLPVTLANAVTACLLFLMLVLKFKYK from the coding sequence ATGGACTATATTGAAATTCTCGGGTTGGTGGCCGCTATTTTGACCACGGCCGGCTATGTACCCCAGGTCTACAAAACTTGGGTAGACAAATCTACCAAAGACATTTCGCTTACGACCTATCTGGTGCTATTTGTAGGGGTGGTCCTGTGGCTGGTATACGGTTTGATGATCAGTAGCCTGCCTGTTACCTTGGCCAATGCCGTAACGGCCTGCCTCCTTTTTTTAATGCTGGTTTTAAAGTTCAAGTACAAATAA
- a CDS encoding undecaprenyl-diphosphate phosphatase yields METLDAIILGIIQGLTEFLPVSSSGHLELGKAILGDHSVPEESLLFTVVLHFATALSTIVVFRKDIWEIISGLLTFKWNEEAQFSVKIIISMLPAVFVGLFFEEQLEAFFGGNVRFVGFMLLITAVLLYFADKAKDTDKKVSFGNALIVGISQAIAMLPGISRSGATISTSVLLGVDKTKAARFSFLMVVPLIFGKIAKDLMSGDLNFDGGNNVAMGAGFIAAFVAGLAACTWMIQLVKKSKLSYFAIYCFVVGLIAIAYGFMS; encoded by the coding sequence TTGGAGACGCTAGACGCCATCATTCTCGGTATCATTCAAGGATTGACCGAATTTTTACCCGTATCATCAAGTGGACACTTAGAATTGGGAAAAGCCATTTTAGGCGACCATTCCGTACCCGAAGAAAGCCTTTTGTTTACCGTGGTACTGCATTTTGCCACCGCCTTAAGCACCATTGTTGTTTTCAGGAAAGACATATGGGAAATCATCAGCGGTCTTTTGACTTTTAAATGGAACGAAGAAGCGCAATTCTCGGTAAAGATTATCATATCTATGTTGCCCGCCGTTTTTGTGGGCCTCTTCTTTGAGGAACAACTGGAAGCCTTTTTCGGGGGCAACGTTCGCTTTGTAGGCTTTATGCTATTGATAACGGCCGTTCTTTTATATTTTGCGGACAAAGCCAAGGACACGGATAAAAAAGTTAGCTTCGGCAACGCACTGATCGTCGGCATCTCACAGGCCATAGCCATGTTACCAGGTATTTCAAGAAGTGGCGCCACCATCTCCACATCGGTACTTTTGGGCGTAGACAAGACCAAGGCGGCCCGTTTTTCGTTCTTGATGGTCGTACCCCTGATCTTTGGAAAAATAGCAAAAGACCTTATGAGCGGCGACCTTAACTTTGACGGCGGAAACAATGTTGCCATGGGCGCAGGTTTTATCGCCGCCTTTGTAGCCGGTCTCGCTGCCTGCACCTGGATGATCCAATTGGTCAAGAAGAGCAAGCTTTCTTACTTCGCCATTTACTGCTTTGTTGTAGGGCTGATCGCCATTGCCTACGGTTTTATGAGTTAG
- a CDS encoding flavin reductase family protein, producing MAKEMISVLPEAVSTAQLHAYLLGAVGPRPIAFASTVDEKGNPNLSPFSFFNVFSAKPPILIFSPARRVRDNTTKHTLQNVLLTKEVVINVVNYNMVQQMSLSSTEYAKGVNEFEKAGLTMRSSDIVRPFRVAESPVQFECKVSKVEALGREGGAGNLVFSEVVKIHVDPDILDENGVIDQCKIDQVARMGGNWYSRANLGLFEVPKPLSSLGIGFDQIPEHIRLSKTLTGNDLGMLGNIEEIPDRKSVEDFVAEHIEIRSLLSGGERKPLELKAQEYLHKNDVLSAWKVLLAE from the coding sequence ATGGCAAAAGAAATGATTTCAGTACTACCCGAAGCGGTTTCTACCGCTCAGTTGCATGCTTATCTTTTGGGGGCCGTAGGTCCCAGGCCAATTGCGTTTGCCAGTACGGTAGATGAAAAGGGAAACCCCAACCTGTCTCCCTTTAGTTTTTTTAATGTGTTCAGCGCCAAGCCTCCTATTTTGATTTTCTCACCGGCGCGTAGGGTGCGTGACAACACCACAAAGCATACCTTGCAGAACGTGTTGTTGACCAAAGAGGTGGTTATAAATGTCGTCAATTACAATATGGTACAGCAAATGTCTTTGTCGAGTACCGAATACGCCAAGGGAGTGAACGAATTTGAAAAGGCGGGCCTGACTATGCGATCTTCAGATATCGTAAGGCCTTTTCGTGTGGCCGAATCGCCTGTACAATTTGAATGTAAGGTAAGCAAGGTGGAGGCCTTGGGGCGTGAAGGCGGTGCGGGTAACTTGGTGTTTTCCGAAGTGGTAAAAATACATGTCGACCCCGATATTCTTGATGAAAACGGGGTAATCGATCAATGTAAGATCGATCAAGTGGCGCGTATGGGAGGCAATTGGTACAGCAGGGCCAATCTAGGATTGTTCGAAGTGCCCAAGCCCTTGTCTTCCTTGGGGATCGGCTTTGATCAAATACCCGAACATATTCGTTTGAGCAAGACCCTCACCGGTAACGATTTGGGAATGTTGGGCAATATCGAGGAAATACCCGACCGTAAATCGGTAGAAGATTTTGTAGCGGAGCATATCGAAATAAGGTCTTTGCTCAGTGGAGGGGAAAGAAAGCCGCTAGAGTTAAAGGCCCAAGAATATTTACATAAGAACGATGTGCTTTCCGCATGGAAGGTATTGTTGGCGGAGTAA
- a CDS encoding thioredoxin family protein, translated as MAIPTTLNNTQQLLEKALSQAISYDDYRAMVSQLAIEGKSTGPNQTEALANYTMLNDRRMKRFDKTVKLSDEHVAQIAKLGKKLQMIVLTESWCGDAAPALPVINKVAQLNEHIDFKVVLRDENIDLMNQFLTNGGMSIPKLIFWDRENQEVLADWGPRPEPAAKLVADHKAKHGTLLPEIKEDLQQWYNKDKGQTMLKELLARLPLK; from the coding sequence ATGGCAATACCTACAACATTGAACAATACGCAGCAATTACTTGAAAAAGCCTTGTCGCAAGCAATTTCGTACGACGATTATCGTGCCATGGTTAGCCAATTGGCCATAGAGGGGAAGTCTACCGGACCGAACCAGACGGAAGCCTTGGCCAATTATACCATGCTTAACGATAGACGGATGAAACGTTTTGATAAGACCGTTAAGCTTAGTGATGAGCATGTTGCGCAAATTGCCAAGCTCGGCAAAAAATTGCAAATGATCGTTTTGACCGAAAGTTGGTGTGGGGATGCTGCGCCGGCCTTGCCCGTTATCAATAAGGTGGCCCAGTTGAACGAACATATCGATTTTAAAGTGGTTTTGAGGGATGAGAATATAGACCTTATGAACCAGTTTTTGACCAATGGCGGAATGTCTATCCCTAAATTGATTTTTTGGGATCGTGAAAACCAAGAAGTACTTGCTGATTGGGGACCGCGGCCTGAGCCTGCCGCAAAATTGGTGGCCGACCATAAGGCAAAACACGGAACGCTGTTACCTGAAATCAAAGAGGATTTACAGCAATGGTACAATAAAGATAAGGGGCAAACAATGTTGAAGGAACTCTTAGCGCGCCTTCCCTTGAAATAG
- a CDS encoding leucine--tRNA ligase, whose protein sequence is MHYDFRKIEKDWQDFWAKNETFKAENNSDKPKYYVLDMFPYPSGAGLHVGHPLGYIASDIYARYKRHKGFNVLHPQGYDSFGLPAEQYAIQTGQHPAITTEANIKTYRRQLDQLGFSFDWSREVRTSDPQYYKWTQWIFIQLFNSWYNKASDKAEAIEDLISIFEQEGNANVQAVCDEDITQFSAADWKAFSAKEKQEILLKYRLTYLAESEVNWCPALGTVLANDEIVNGVSERGGHPVVRKKMTQWSMRITAYAQRLLDGLDTVDWPQPLKDSQINWIGRSEGAEVEFALKGSEHKIAVFTTRPDTIFGVSFMTLAPEHELVTKITTPEQKAEVEAYIEATAKRSERERMADVKTISGAFTGAYAEHPFTKEPIPVWIGDYVLAGYGTGAVMSVPCGDQRDYDFAKHFNIPIPNIFEGVDISEEAFADKATTVIANSDFLNGLGYKEATSKAIAELEKLGVGKGKVNYRLRDAVFSRQRYWGEPFPVYYVDGMPQMIAPEHLPIKLPEVDKYLPTETGEPPLGNATVWAWDTGKNEVVANDKIDNKTVFPLELNTMPGWAGSSQYFNRYMDPHNENEIFSKEAIEYWQDVDLYIGGSEHATGHLLYSRFWQKFMFDLGLVPKDEFAKKLINQGMITGTSAFVYELLGTLGLPKVYLSLKVKNDNKFEVINKALKVVHEKYGPNSEFKALTLGIRPIRVDVSFVNASDELNLELFRNWREEYGEAVFIGENGEVIDGDNDKYIVGREVEKMSKSKYNVVNPDAICEEYGADSLRLYEMFLGPLEQSKPWNTAGITGVHSFLKKLWRLYHSGPEGAFEVSEAEPSKDSYKTLHKTIKKVEGDIENFSFNTSVSTFMIAVNELSSQKCNSRAVLEPLAILVSPYAPHIAEELWSKLGHEGSIATVSFPKFEEKYLVESSKEYPVSFNGKMRFKLELPLDLSKDEIEAAVMAHEKTQQQLQGRTPKKVIVVPGKIVNIVG, encoded by the coding sequence ATGCACTACGATTTTAGGAAAATAGAGAAAGATTGGCAAGACTTTTGGGCCAAGAACGAAACCTTCAAGGCCGAGAACAATTCCGATAAACCAAAGTACTATGTGTTGGACATGTTTCCTTACCCTTCGGGTGCCGGATTACATGTGGGGCATCCGCTCGGGTACATCGCCAGTGATATCTATGCACGCTATAAAAGACACAAAGGTTTTAATGTCTTGCACCCGCAAGGCTACGATTCTTTTGGCTTGCCGGCGGAGCAGTATGCCATCCAGACCGGACAGCATCCTGCCATTACTACGGAAGCCAATATAAAAACCTATAGGAGGCAACTGGATCAGTTGGGCTTTTCTTTTGATTGGAGCCGTGAGGTACGTACTTCCGATCCGCAGTATTACAAATGGACGCAGTGGATCTTTATTCAGTTGTTCAATTCGTGGTACAATAAAGCTTCCGATAAGGCGGAAGCTATTGAAGATTTGATTTCCATATTCGAACAAGAGGGGAATGCAAATGTACAGGCGGTTTGTGATGAAGATATAACGCAGTTTTCGGCGGCCGATTGGAAGGCCTTTTCAGCTAAGGAAAAGCAAGAAATTTTATTAAAATACCGCCTGACCTATTTGGCGGAAAGCGAGGTCAACTGGTGTCCCGCCCTAGGTACGGTCTTGGCCAATGACGAAATCGTCAATGGGGTCTCCGAACGCGGGGGGCATCCGGTAGTCCGTAAAAAAATGACCCAGTGGAGCATGCGTATCACAGCCTATGCCCAGCGTTTGCTAGATGGCTTGGATACGGTAGATTGGCCGCAGCCCCTGAAAGATTCACAGATCAACTGGATCGGTAGAAGTGAAGGTGCCGAGGTGGAGTTCGCCTTAAAAGGGTCGGAACATAAGATAGCCGTATTTACGACCCGTCCCGATACTATTTTTGGGGTGAGTTTTATGACCTTGGCCCCAGAGCACGAACTGGTCACCAAGATAACCACGCCCGAACAGAAGGCGGAGGTGGAGGCCTATATAGAAGCTACGGCCAAACGTAGCGAACGGGAACGTATGGCCGATGTAAAGACCATTTCAGGTGCTTTTACCGGAGCCTATGCCGAGCATCCGTTTACCAAAGAGCCGATTCCGGTTTGGATCGGTGACTATGTGTTGGCCGGATATGGTACGGGAGCCGTAATGTCGGTGCCTTGTGGGGATCAAAGGGACTACGATTTTGCGAAGCATTTCAATATTCCTATCCCTAATATTTTTGAAGGGGTCGATATATCAGAGGAAGCCTTTGCCGATAAGGCGACCACCGTTATTGCCAATTCCGACTTTTTGAACGGCTTGGGCTATAAGGAGGCTACTTCAAAGGCTATTGCCGAATTGGAAAAATTGGGTGTGGGAAAAGGTAAGGTCAACTACCGTCTGCGCGATGCCGTTTTTAGCCGTCAGCGCTATTGGGGCGAGCCTTTTCCTGTGTATTATGTAGATGGAATGCCACAGATGATCGCTCCTGAACATTTACCTATAAAATTACCGGAGGTCGATAAATATTTACCTACCGAAACCGGAGAGCCGCCTTTGGGCAATGCTACCGTTTGGGCTTGGGATACAGGGAAAAATGAAGTTGTAGCCAATGATAAGATTGATAATAAAACTGTTTTTCCTCTTGAGTTAAACACTATGCCAGGTTGGGCGGGAAGCTCACAGTACTTTAATAGGTACATGGACCCGCATAACGAGAACGAGATCTTCTCTAAGGAAGCCATAGAATACTGGCAAGATGTGGACTTGTACATTGGGGGAAGCGAGCATGCTACGGGGCATTTGCTATATAGTCGTTTCTGGCAGAAGTTTATGTTCGATCTAGGTTTGGTGCCTAAAGATGAATTTGCTAAAAAGTTGATCAACCAGGGGATGATTACGGGGACGAGTGCTTTTGTGTATGAATTGTTAGGTACTTTGGGCTTGCCAAAGGTTTATTTGTCTTTAAAAGTTAAAAATGATAATAAATTTGAGGTAATAAATAAAGCCTTAAAGGTTGTACATGAAAAATATGGCCCTAATTCGGAGTTTAAGGCTTTGACATTAGGTATTAGGCCAATTAGAGTTGATGTTTCTTTTGTAAACGCTTCAGATGAATTGAATCTAGAGTTATTCAGGAATTGGCGAGAAGAATATGGGGAAGCTGTTTTTATTGGAGAAAATGGGGAGGTGATTGATGGAGATAATGATAAATACATTGTTGGCCGCGAAGTAGAGAAAATGTCCAAGTCCAAATACAACGTGGTCAACCCCGATGCCATTTGTGAGGAGTACGGAGCCGATTCATTGCGTCTGTACGAAATGTTCTTAGGGCCCTTGGAGCAATCCAAGCCATGGAACACTGCGGGTATCACGGGGGTGCACAGTTTCTTGAAAAAACTATGGCGTTTGTACCATTCGGGTCCGGAAGGTGCCTTTGAGGTGTCGGAAGCAGAACCGTCAAAAGACAGTTACAAGACCCTGCACAAGACCATTAAAAAAGTTGAGGGAGATATTGAGAACTTTAGTTTCAATACCTCGGTATCTACCTTTATGATCGCAGTAAACGAATTGAGTTCGCAGAAATGTAACAGCCGTGCGGTATTGGAGCCCTTGGCAATTTTAGTATCGCCCTACGCGCCCCATATTGCCGAGGAGCTTTGGAGCAAGTTGGGCCATGAGGGTTCGATCGCTACGGTATCTTTTCCGAAATTCGAAGAAAAATACCTGGTGGAAAGCAGTAAGGAATACCCGGTTTCCTTTAACGGAAAAATGCGTTTTAAACTTGAGCTCCCGCTAGACTTGAGCAAAGATGAAATTGAGGCGGCGGTAATGGCCCATGAAAAAACGCAACAGCAATTGCAAGGGCGTACGCCTAAAAAAGTGATCGTGGTGCCCGGTAAAATTGTTAACATCGTAGGCTAA
- the aat gene encoding leucyl/phenylalanyl-tRNA--protein transferase: protein MKGNEAQNSLFFLGEALVFPPVEYAQDDGLLAAGGDLSVERLLLAYKSGIFPWFNTDALLLWWSPDPRMVLRPKDVKISKSMRKVLRDDRFKLTKNQSFEAVIEACSSIEREGQDGTWITDKMKRAYLQLYEKGYATSYEVWENDRLVGGLYGVDLGTVFCGESMFSKVSNASKFAFIKMAQELEAKNYRLIDCQIYTSHLESLGAQEIPRSEFIQILKAENKRGE, encoded by the coding sequence GTGAAAGGAAACGAAGCTCAAAACAGTTTATTTTTTCTCGGCGAAGCCTTGGTGTTTCCTCCGGTGGAATATGCCCAAGACGATGGCCTCTTGGCGGCCGGGGGCGATCTGTCGGTCGAACGTTTGTTGTTGGCCTACAAAAGCGGTATTTTCCCCTGGTTCAATACTGATGCGCTATTGCTGTGGTGGAGCCCCGACCCTAGAATGGTGCTTCGTCCAAAGGATGTGAAAATCTCTAAAAGCATGCGTAAAGTATTGCGCGACGACAGGTTTAAGTTGACCAAAAACCAGTCTTTTGAAGCTGTCATCGAAGCCTGTTCCAGCATTGAAAGAGAAGGCCAAGACGGCACGTGGATAACCGATAAGATGAAAAGGGCCTATCTGCAACTGTATGAAAAAGGATATGCCACCTCGTACGAAGTCTGGGAAAACGATAGGCTCGTGGGCGGACTCTACGGTGTAGACCTAGGGACTGTTTTCTGCGGGGAAAGCATGTTCAGCAAGGTGAGCAATGCCTCAAAGTTTGCCTTCATCAAAATGGCTCAGGAACTGGAAGCAAAAAACTATAGGCTCATCGATTGCCAGATCTATACGTCCCATCTTGAGAGTTTGGGCGCCCAAGAAATCCCCCGTTCTGAATTCATTCAAATTCTAAAGGCTGAAAATAAGCGAGGTGAGTAA
- a CDS encoding DUF3098 domain-containing protein yields MGKKQKEHTGKQVTQEFIFQKKNYTFFFVGLAFIAIGFILMSGGGSDDPNVFNEDIYSFRRIRLAPTLVLIGLGIEIYAILLNPHKKKD; encoded by the coding sequence ATGGGTAAGAAACAAAAAGAACACACAGGCAAACAGGTCACGCAAGAATTCATTTTTCAGAAAAAGAACTACACCTTCTTTTTCGTCGGTCTTGCATTTATAGCCATCGGCTTTATACTCATGAGCGGCGGCGGTAGTGATGACCCTAATGTATTCAACGAAGACATCTACAGTTTCAGAAGGATACGCTTAGCACCTACCCTAGTATTAATTGGATTAGGTATTGAGATATACGCCATATTGTTGAATCCGCACAAGAAGAAAGACTAA
- a CDS encoding DUF2490 domain-containing protein, with product MTIYYIKKLFVLFSLLLSSLGFCQENLTGYFQPDISLKYKVSTNYSHSFKAAQRAYIYEDDFSYRIRQIDLVHFSSFKIDPKQSLALGVQYRFRHTFDEPEENELRTVQQYKYSHSNKNLNMGSRFRAEQRITPSLTVHRFRYRFAIDFPLKGEELDVGDPYFSASAEPLLSVSKGESPIYDQRLTSHFGWLLDHGTKLEIGAEYRAEDYTQATQHIFFLLTSLIFSL from the coding sequence ATGACCATATACTATATTAAAAAGCTCTTTGTTCTTTTTAGCTTGTTGTTGAGCAGTTTGGGGTTCTGCCAAGAGAATCTCACAGGCTATTTTCAGCCCGATATTTCGTTGAAATATAAGGTGAGCACCAATTATTCACATAGTTTCAAGGCAGCCCAGCGCGCCTATATTTACGAAGATGATTTTTCATATCGTATCAGACAAATTGACCTTGTTCACTTTTCCTCTTTTAAAATCGACCCGAAACAAAGTTTGGCCCTTGGGGTACAGTACCGCTTCAGGCACACTTTCGATGAACCGGAAGAGAACGAACTAAGAACGGTACAGCAGTACAAATATTCGCATAGCAACAAAAACCTAAACATGGGTAGCCGTTTTCGGGCCGAACAGCGCATCACGCCTTCATTGACCGTTCATCGCTTTCGGTATCGCTTCGCGATCGACTTTCCTTTAAAAGGTGAAGAACTTGACGTAGGAGACCCATATTTTTCCGCTTCCGCAGAACCACTCCTTAGTGTCTCCAAAGGCGAGAGCCCCATATACGACCAACGTCTCACATCGCACTTCGGTTGGTTGCTCGACCACGGAACAAAATTGGAAATCGGTGCCGAGTATCGCGCAGAAGACTATACACAGGCGACACAGCATATCTTCTTCTTACTCACCTCGCTTATTTTCAGCCTTTAG
- a CDS encoding DUF3127 domain-containing protein produces the protein MEVQGKVKMIGETQTFGNNGFRKREIVVTTEEQYPQHIMVEFVQDKTDLLNNFSVGQDVKISINLRGREWTNPQGEVKYFNSIQGWRIEAVQAEQSAPGMPPVPPAEAFQPADNLNEEDHDDLPF, from the coding sequence ATGGAAGTTCAAGGAAAAGTAAAAATGATCGGGGAAACCCAAACCTTCGGGAATAACGGGTTTAGAAAGCGCGAGATAGTGGTAACTACCGAAGAACAGTACCCACAACATATAATGGTAGAGTTTGTACAAGATAAAACCGATTTGTTGAATAACTTTAGTGTAGGTCAAGACGTAAAGATCAGTATCAACTTAAGAGGTAGGGAATGGACCAACCCACAGGGTGAGGTTAAATATTTCAATTCTATCCAAGGTTGGAGAATCGAGGCTGTTCAAGCGGAACAAAGCGCGCCTGGAATGCCGCCTGTGCCACCAGCGGAAGCGTTTCAACCTGCTGACAACCTAAATGAGGAAGATCACGACGATTTACCCTTTTAA
- a CDS encoding cell division protein FtsX, with amino-acid sequence MGKSFEQYQKQKLISSYFSVVLSIALVLFLLGILGLLVINTKKMADHFKEQITISIFLKDEAKESEIDQLQKNLLQAEHTKSAVFVSKEEAAEQHSEEIGEDFQNFLGYNPLKNSIDLQLRADYVTPQEIDSLATTLAQKTYIEEVSYDKPLVGLLSENVKRISFWILIASGVLTFIAILLINSSIRLSIYSKRFIIKTMQMVGATKTFIRRPFIWMNIKLGMFGALTALLALTGILYYLDQNFPELELFKDMEQLGMLYAAIFVLGIFISLISTFFATQRFLNLRTDELYY; translated from the coding sequence ATGGGTAAGTCTTTTGAACAATATCAGAAACAAAAATTGATATCATCTTATTTTTCGGTGGTATTGAGCATTGCTTTGGTGCTATTTTTATTAGGAATTTTGGGTCTTTTGGTCATCAACACCAAGAAGATGGCCGATCACTTTAAAGAACAGATTACCATTTCCATTTTCCTAAAGGATGAAGCCAAAGAGTCTGAAATAGACCAATTACAAAAAAACCTTTTACAGGCCGAACACACCAAAAGTGCGGTATTCGTCTCAAAAGAAGAGGCCGCCGAACAGCACAGCGAGGAAATAGGCGAGGATTTTCAGAATTTCTTAGGGTACAATCCGCTTAAAAACTCCATCGACCTGCAATTACGGGCCGATTATGTCACCCCCCAAGAAATCGATTCATTGGCCACCACCCTTGCCCAAAAGACCTATATAGAAGAAGTAAGTTACGACAAGCCCTTGGTCGGCCTGTTGAGCGAGAACGTAAAACGGATCAGCTTTTGGATCTTGATCGCCAGTGGCGTACTTACGTTTATCGCTATTTTACTCATCAACAGCTCTATACGATTGAGTATTTACTCCAAACGCTTTATCATCAAGACCATGCAAATGGTAGGGGCCACCAAGACCTTTATTCGTCGTCCTTTTATATGGATGAATATCAAACTGGGTATGTTCGGGGCCCTAACCGCGCTTTTGGCCTTGACCGGGATCTTGTATTATTTAGACCAAAACTTTCCGGAACTGGAACTTTTTAAAGATATGGAACAACTGGGCATGCTCTATGCGGCAATTTTTGTCTTGGGTATTTTCATCTCACTGATCAGCACCTTTTTCGCAACACAACGGTTCTTGAACCTCAGGACCGATGAACTCTATTATTAA
- a CDS encoding energy transducer TonB — MSIIVLALYNIHLGQDKEQDEYVVEMMLEEDIEELLEKKEELEEEIEKSEPLKSHMAYNETAKPSYGNPEPLKTLEELMEEKLAAENNDDPTGMLSDSEYAERVKELKKKRQEAKQLLGEKEAQKKEFTNNLAKRRTSVSYSLVNRSYYKLPPPIYTCIEGGKVVINIQVDATGNVVDADYNAKSSGTTNGCLIDNAIAYALKAKFSSGEKSIQKGTITYLFQGKAR, encoded by the coding sequence ATGTCCATAATCGTGTTGGCCTTGTACAACATTCATTTAGGACAAGACAAGGAGCAGGATGAGTACGTGGTGGAAATGATGCTGGAAGAAGATATTGAAGAGCTTCTCGAAAAAAAGGAAGAGCTGGAAGAAGAAATTGAAAAATCGGAGCCCCTTAAAAGCCACATGGCGTACAACGAAACGGCAAAGCCGAGCTACGGCAACCCAGAACCCTTAAAAACCCTTGAGGAGTTGATGGAGGAAAAATTGGCCGCCGAGAATAACGACGACCCAACGGGCATGCTTTCAGATTCCGAATACGCGGAACGCGTAAAGGAACTTAAAAAGAAGCGCCAGGAAGCCAAGCAACTATTAGGCGAAAAAGAAGCACAGAAGAAAGAATTCACCAATAACTTGGCCAAACGCCGAACTTCGGTTTCCTATTCTTTGGTAAACCGTAGCTACTACAAGTTACCCCCTCCCATATACACCTGTATCGAAGGAGGAAAAGTGGTCATAAACATTCAAGTAGATGCCACAGGCAATGTTGTCGATGCCGATTACAACGCCAAAAGTTCCGGAACTACAAACGGCTGTCTCATAGACAACGCCATAGCCTACGCTTTAAAGGCGAAATTTAGCTCTGGTGAAAAGTCCATACAAAAAGGTACGATTACCTACCTATTTCAAGGGAAGGCGCGCTAA